The Rhodococcus antarcticus DNA segment AGCAGGAACACGTGACCTCCGTGGGTGCTGCCCTGACCGTTGAGCATCGTCTCCGTCACCACCACGGCCGCGGTGGCCGAACCGGGTCCGGAGGCCAGCAGGCGGATGCCCAGCGCCCGGGAGGCGGCGTCGGCGGCGAACATGTCCTCAGCAGCGCTCACGGCGCGTGCACCACCCGCACCGGCCCGGCCCCGTCCACCTGCACCACCTCCCCGCCGTGCAGCTGGCGCCCGCGGCGCAGCTCGACCTCGCCGTCCACCCGCACCAGCCCGTTCGCGATCACCTCCTTGGCCTCGGACCCGGACTCGAGCAGGTTGGCCAGCTGCAGGAGCTGACCGAGGCGGACGGGCACCGAGCGCACCGGGACGGCGGGGATTGAGGTCACCGGCCCAGTGTGGCGCGGAGGGCGCCGAACGGTAAGGCTGGGGCCGTGGCTGACACGACGACCCCCGGACCGACGATCTTCGTGCTCTACGGCTCCACCGGAGACCTGGCCAGGCGCATGGTGCTGCCTGCGTTCTACGAGCTGGCCATCGCGGGCCTGCTGCCGCAGGACTGGTACCTGGTCGGCAACGGCCGGGGCGAGAAGACCGACGAGGAGTTCGCCCAGCACGTGCACGACGCGCTCACCGAGTTCGGACCCGCACCGGGTGACGGGCCGTGGGAGTCCTTCCGCGACCGGCTCCGCTTCGCCGGCGGCGGCTTCACCACCGAGGACCCCGGCCAGCTCGTGGACGTCGTCGACGCGATCCGCGACGGCCGGGGCGGTGCCGGGAGCGCCGACGGCGGCACGGGCGGCGCCGTCGAGCACCAGCTCGTGCACTACGTCGCCCTGCCCCCCAGCACCTTCGGCGACTACACCCGGGCCATCGGGGAGCACGGGCTCGACGAGGGGGCGCGGGTGGTCTACGAGAAGCCGTTCGGCACCTCGCCGGCCGACTTCCGCGAGCTCGACGCCGTGGTCCACCAGGTGCTCGACGAGCAGCAGGTGTACCGGATCGACCACTTCCTGGGCAAGGAGGCGACCCAGAACCTGCACGTGCTGCGCTTCGCCAACACCCTGGTCTCCGGGGTGTGGAACAACCAGCACGTCGCCCAGGTGCAGATCGACGTGCCCGAGACCCTGGGGATCGCCGATCGGGCCGAGTTCTACGATGCCACCGGTGCGGTGCTCGACATGCTGGTCACGCACCTGTTCCAGGTGGCCGCGGAGGTCGCCATGGAGCCGCCGGTCAGCCTCGGCGCCGATGACCTGCAGGCCGCCCGCGAGTCGGTGATCGCCGCGTTCCGCCCGCTCGACCCCGCCGAGGTGGTGCTCGGGCAGTTCGAGGGCTACACCGACACCGAGGGCGTGGCGCAGGACTCCACGATGGACACCTTCGTCGCCGCCCGGCTGTGGGTGGACACCGACCGCTGGCACGGCGTGCCGTTCCTGCTGCGCACCGGCAAGGAGCTGGCCGTCAGCGAGCAGCGGGTGAGCCTGGTCTTCCGTGAGCCGGAGGGGCCCATGACCGGTGTGCCGTCCTCGGCCAACGTCCTCTCGTTCTCCCTGCAGGGCGACGGTGAGCTCGCGCTCTCGGTCG contains these protein-coding regions:
- a CDS encoding RNA-binding S4 domain-containing protein — its product is MTSIPAVPVRSVPVRLGQLLQLANLLESGSEAKEVIANGLVRVDGEVELRRGRQLHGGEVVQVDGAGPVRVVHAP
- a CDS encoding glucose-6-phosphate dehydrogenase, which translates into the protein MADTTTPGPTIFVLYGSTGDLARRMVLPAFYELAIAGLLPQDWYLVGNGRGEKTDEEFAQHVHDALTEFGPAPGDGPWESFRDRLRFAGGGFTTEDPGQLVDVVDAIRDGRGGAGSADGGTGGAVEHQLVHYVALPPSTFGDYTRAIGEHGLDEGARVVYEKPFGTSPADFRELDAVVHQVLDEQQVYRIDHFLGKEATQNLHVLRFANTLVSGVWNNQHVAQVQIDVPETLGIADRAEFYDATGAVLDMLVTHLFQVAAEVAMEPPVSLGADDLQAARESVIAAFRPLDPAEVVLGQFEGYTDTEGVAQDSTMDTFVAARLWVDTDRWHGVPFLLRTGKELAVSEQRVSLVFREPEGPMTGVPSSANVLSFSLQGDGELALSVVLKEPGPELDLSTGTAALALDTVPGGEPLPPYARLIHDVLLGDRSLFTRPDGLAHVWEVAETLLDSRPELTTYEKGSMGPAAADELARPGRWLLQG